A single region of the Manihot esculenta cultivar AM560-2 chromosome 12, M.esculenta_v8, whole genome shotgun sequence genome encodes:
- the LOC110628646 gene encoding UV-B-induced protein At3g17800, chloroplastic — translation MDCNFSLSALPNLSLQFLPSTVKSRYLPSVFPPSFTVNFADRSLTSSTGFFRREVRSRLVVVAKAGSSHCEPSSSSLNTPLEPRSAAGKFLTSVFQNQRQLFHVAVADELKLLADDRDGAVSRMFLSSGSDEAFLHRRIAQLKVNECQIAVEDVMYMLIFFKFSEIRVPLVPKLSRCIYNGRLEIWPPKDWELESIHTFEVLEMIREHVCTVIGLRANSSVTDSWATTEIQLLQLGRVYAASVLYGYFLKSASLRHYLEHCLAVPHHDPHVSCRSMLQFPDSLSHGLSNLVLGHESNKQSVSSGQRSSKQDWECEKLKRYVMGFDAETLRKCAKLKSKEAVNLIEKHSCALFGDDKNGLLKNDDVILTSFSSMRRLVLEAVAFGSFLWDTEEYVNTIFKLNENH, via the exons ATGGACTGTAACTTTAGCCTATCTGCGCTCCCAAATCTCTCTCTCCAATTTTTACCATCCACGGTAAAATCTCGTTATTTACCCTCAGTTTTCCCTCCCTCTTTCACCGTCAACTTCGCCGACCGGAGCCTAACTAGTTCGACTGGTTTCTTTCGCCGGGAAGTACGATCGCGGCTGGTCGTGGTTGCCAAAGCAGGCTCTAGCCACTGTGAGCCCAGCAGCAGTAGCTTGAACACGCCTCTTGAGCCTCGGTCGGCTGCTGGGAAGTTTTTGACCAGTGTGTTTCAGAATCAGAGACAGTTGTTTCATGTTGCGGTCGCTGATGAGTTGAAGTTGCTGGCTGATGATAGAGATGGTGCTGTTTCTCGCATGTTTCTTAGCTCTGGCTCCGATGAAGCCTTCCTTCACAG GAGAATTGCTCAACTGAAAGTAAATGAGTGCCAAATTGCTGTTGAAGATGTCATGTACatgttaatatttttcaaattctctGAGATCAGAGTTCCTTTGGTTCCAAAACTCTCTAGGTGCATTTATAATGGCAGACTAGAGATATGGCCTCCGAAGGACTGGGAGCTAGAGTCCATTCATACCTTCGAGGTTCTAGAGATGATACGGGAACATGTCTGCACAGTAATTGGATTGAGAGCAAATTCTAGTGTCACAGACAGTTGGGCAACGACTGAGATCCAACTACTCCAGCTTGGTCGAGTGTATGCAGCCTCAGTCTTATATGGTTACTTCTTGAAGTCTGCCTCCTTGAGGCACTATCTGGAACATTGTCTAGCTGTGCCCCATCATGACCCTCATGTTAGTTGTCGGTCAATGCTTCAGTTCCCTGACTCATTATCTCATGGACTATCAAATCTTGTCCTTGGTCACGAAAGCAACAAGCAATCTGTCTCATCAGGCCAGAGGTCAAGTAAGCAGGACTGGGAATGTGAAAAATTGAAGCGCTATGTGATGGGTTTTGATGCTGAGACGCTACGAAAATGTGCAAAACTGAAATCTAAAGAGGCTGTGAATTTAATAGAGAAGCATAGTTGTGCACTTTTTGGGGATGACAAGAATGGTTTGCTGAAGAATGATGATGTTATTTTGACATCTTTTTCGAGCATGAGGAGATTGGTTTTGGAGGCAGTTGCTTTTGGTTCTTTCCTATGGGACACTGAAGAGTATGTCAACACTATATTCAAGCTAAATGAGAACCATTAG
- the LOC110627799 gene encoding probable glucan endo-1,3-beta-glucosidase A6 isoform X2 yields the protein MVFFFFFSVTCLWFLAGADISNKVGINWGSLGNDLPPPPQSVELVKSLGAKGVKIYDADPDILNALKNTDIVVSIMVPNEIIPNISKSQYLSDKWVQANVVPFYPEVKIRYLLVGNEILTNPDNGTWYNLVPAMRRIKSSLKTHNIHKVKVGTPSAMNVLESSFPPSNGTFRSDISAPIINPLLRFLNRTKSFFFVDIYPYFPWAENPKDISLDYALFRSKNITYSDPVTNLTYTNLFDQMIDSLVFAMKRLGYPDIRIFIAETGWPNNGDLDQIGANIHNAAIYNRNVVKKLTTKPAIGTPARPGSTIPSFIFALYNENQKPGPGTERHFGLLHPNGSKVFEIDLSGETPESEYKQPLPAPMNNEPYKGKAWCVVAEGANSTALADAMSYACSQGNKTCEQIQLGNQCYKPESLIWHASYAFSSYWAQFKKAGGSCYFNGLATQTAKDPSFGHCKFPSVIF from the exons AtggtttttttcttctttttctctgtTACATGTTTATGGTTCCTTGCAGGTGCAGATATCTCCAACAAGGTGGGAATAAACTGGGGCAGCCTGGGAAACGACCTCCCACCACCTCCGCAGTCAGTGGAGCTCGTCAAATCTCTCGGAGCCAAAGGCGTCAAAATCTACGACGCTGACCCAGACATCCTCAATGCTCTCAAGAACACCGACATTGTAGTCTCCATCATGGTACCGAATGAAATCATTCCCAACATCTCCAAAAGCCAATATCTCTCCGATAAATGGGTTCAAGCCAATGTCGTGCCTTTTTATCCCGAGGTAAAAATCCGGTATCTACTTGTCGGAAACGAAATCCTCACGAACCCTGATAATGGGACGTGGTACAATCTTGTGCCGGCCATGCGTCGAATCAAGAGTTCCTTGAAAACCCACAATATCCACAAGGTCAAAGTTGGAACCCCATCGGCAATGAACGTCCTGGAATCGTCATTCCCACCTTCAAATGGAACATTCCGGTCGGATATTTCGGCTCCGATAATTAATCCATTGCTCCGGTTTCTGAACCGGACGAAATCTTTTTTCTTCGTTGACATCTACCCTTATTTCCCTTGGGCCGAAAACCCGAAAGACATCAGTCTCGATTATGCTCTTTTCCGGTCAAAAAATATAACGTACTCCGACCCGGTCACCAACTTAACCTACACCAACCTGTTTGACCAAATGATTGATTCTCTCGTCTTCGCCATGAAACGTCTCGGGTACCCAGATATCCGGATCTTCATTGCGGAAACGGGTTGGCCCAATAACGGAGATCTCGACCAAATCGGTGCAAATATTCACAATGCCGCCATTTACAACCGCAACGTAGTAAAAAAGCTTACCACCAAACCCGCCATTGGCACCCCAGCCCGACCCGGATCTACAATACCTTCTTTCATTTTTGCATTATACAATGAGAATCAGAAACCGGGCCCTGGTACGGAGCGGCATTTTGGGTTGCTACACCCTAACGGTTCAAAAGTATTCGAGATCGATCTCAGTGGAGAGACGCCTGAATCAGAGTATAAACAGCCGTTACCGGCACCGATGAATAATGAACCGTATAAAGGAAAGGCATGGTGCGTAGTGGCTGAAGGAGCTAACAGTACAGCGTTGGCAGATGCGATGTCGTATGCGTGCTCGCAGGGGAACAAAACTTGCGAGCAGATCCAGTTAGGGAACCAGTGTTATAAACCGGAATCGTTGATTTGGCACGCGAGCTATGCGTTTAGTTCGTATTGGGCCCAGTTCAAGAAGGCGGGTGGGTCCTGTTATTTCAACGGGTTAGCAACTCAGACCGCAAAAGATCCAA GTTTTGGGCACTGCAAGTTTCCAAGTGTGATTTTTTGA
- the LOC110627799 gene encoding probable glucan endo-1,3-beta-glucosidase A6 isoform X1, with protein sequence MEMSYLPLFIFALFVFTCSADISNKVGINWGSLGNDLPPPPQSVELVKSLGAKGVKIYDADPDILNALKNTDIVVSIMVPNEIIPNISKSQYLSDKWVQANVVPFYPEVKIRYLLVGNEILTNPDNGTWYNLVPAMRRIKSSLKTHNIHKVKVGTPSAMNVLESSFPPSNGTFRSDISAPIINPLLRFLNRTKSFFFVDIYPYFPWAENPKDISLDYALFRSKNITYSDPVTNLTYTNLFDQMIDSLVFAMKRLGYPDIRIFIAETGWPNNGDLDQIGANIHNAAIYNRNVVKKLTTKPAIGTPARPGSTIPSFIFALYNENQKPGPGTERHFGLLHPNGSKVFEIDLSGETPESEYKQPLPAPMNNEPYKGKAWCVVAEGANSTALADAMSYACSQGNKTCEQIQLGNQCYKPESLIWHASYAFSSYWAQFKKAGGSCYFNGLATQTAKDPSFGHCKFPSVIF encoded by the exons ATGGAGATGAGTTATCTTCCTCTCTTCATTTTTGCTCTCTTTGTTTTCACTTGCA GTGCAGATATCTCCAACAAGGTGGGAATAAACTGGGGCAGCCTGGGAAACGACCTCCCACCACCTCCGCAGTCAGTGGAGCTCGTCAAATCTCTCGGAGCCAAAGGCGTCAAAATCTACGACGCTGACCCAGACATCCTCAATGCTCTCAAGAACACCGACATTGTAGTCTCCATCATGGTACCGAATGAAATCATTCCCAACATCTCCAAAAGCCAATATCTCTCCGATAAATGGGTTCAAGCCAATGTCGTGCCTTTTTATCCCGAGGTAAAAATCCGGTATCTACTTGTCGGAAACGAAATCCTCACGAACCCTGATAATGGGACGTGGTACAATCTTGTGCCGGCCATGCGTCGAATCAAGAGTTCCTTGAAAACCCACAATATCCACAAGGTCAAAGTTGGAACCCCATCGGCAATGAACGTCCTGGAATCGTCATTCCCACCTTCAAATGGAACATTCCGGTCGGATATTTCGGCTCCGATAATTAATCCATTGCTCCGGTTTCTGAACCGGACGAAATCTTTTTTCTTCGTTGACATCTACCCTTATTTCCCTTGGGCCGAAAACCCGAAAGACATCAGTCTCGATTATGCTCTTTTCCGGTCAAAAAATATAACGTACTCCGACCCGGTCACCAACTTAACCTACACCAACCTGTTTGACCAAATGATTGATTCTCTCGTCTTCGCCATGAAACGTCTCGGGTACCCAGATATCCGGATCTTCATTGCGGAAACGGGTTGGCCCAATAACGGAGATCTCGACCAAATCGGTGCAAATATTCACAATGCCGCCATTTACAACCGCAACGTAGTAAAAAAGCTTACCACCAAACCCGCCATTGGCACCCCAGCCCGACCCGGATCTACAATACCTTCTTTCATTTTTGCATTATACAATGAGAATCAGAAACCGGGCCCTGGTACGGAGCGGCATTTTGGGTTGCTACACCCTAACGGTTCAAAAGTATTCGAGATCGATCTCAGTGGAGAGACGCCTGAATCAGAGTATAAACAGCCGTTACCGGCACCGATGAATAATGAACCGTATAAAGGAAAGGCATGGTGCGTAGTGGCTGAAGGAGCTAACAGTACAGCGTTGGCAGATGCGATGTCGTATGCGTGCTCGCAGGGGAACAAAACTTGCGAGCAGATCCAGTTAGGGAACCAGTGTTATAAACCGGAATCGTTGATTTGGCACGCGAGCTATGCGTTTAGTTCGTATTGGGCCCAGTTCAAGAAGGCGGGTGGGTCCTGTTATTTCAACGGGTTAGCAACTCAGACCGCAAAAGATCCAA GTTTTGGGCACTGCAAGTTTCCAAGTGTGATTTTTTGA
- the LOC110627311 gene encoding uncharacterized protein LOC110627311 → MVSIRRRKLSGQCNGRSSLVPLCSLPDNIVREKTEGSGRPVSPNHIPPVSLNQQVEIEKEMEMIASPPAKKQKIHAQIDPENPMEVHAYLMKLKEDNKLELGPLQRSEEMSVKEWMEKCYPHIFRVFPQNPKVFFQFSDKSKQNELLYCHYWLFLFEVRNIVLMDYGVSPDYVESLGKVIRTLEMQGFDCRFMRSEMVMVGNMMKQQQEIMLAERNMIAKRTVNLEKELQDLAKQKGKEEQESDKRGKKIEEITPNIETLSKQVNKLQYKRQREPNKLPCADLEQEYVEVILARHKRMLVCKEEEGKRLYQVLEKINQLHQNKAVCSSL, encoded by the exons ATGGTGAGTATACGAAGACGCAAACTCAGTGGACAATGCAATG GAAGAAGCTCCTTGGTTCCACTTTGTAGCCTTCCAGATAACATTGTTCGTGAAAAAACAGAAGGTAGTGGTAGACCTGTCAGCCCAAATCATATTCCACCAGTTTCTCTCAACCAACAAGTTGAA ATTGAGAAAGAAATGGAAATGATAGCAAGTCCACCTGCAAAGAAACAAAAAATACATGCCCAAATAGATCCAGAGAATCCCATGGAGGTGCATGCCTATCTGATGAAGCTAAAGGAAGATAACAAATTGGAACTAGGACCACTTCAAAGAAGTGAAGAGATGTCAGTGAAAGAGTGGATGGAGAAGTGTTATCCCCATATTTTTAGAGTGTTTCCACAAAATCCAAAGGTGTTTTTCCAGTTTTCTGACAAATCAAAGCAAAATGAATTGTTATATTGTCACTACTGGCTTTTTCTCTTTGAGGTGAGGAACATAGTTTTAATGGACTATGGTGTCTCCCCAGACTATGTGGAGTCATTGGGCAAGGTGATTAGAACTCTGGAAATGCAAGGTTTTGACTGTAGATTCATGAGGTCAGAAATGGTAATGGTAGGGAACATGATGAAGCAGCAGCAAGAAATTATGTTAGCAGAAAGGAACATGATTGCAAAAAGAACTGTAAATTTAGAGAAAGAACTCCAAGATTTGGCTAAACAGAAGGGAAAAGAAGAACAAGAATCAGATAAGAGAGGAAAGAAAATAGAGGAAATAACACCAAATATCGAAACGCTTTCGAAGCAAGTGAATAAACTGCAATATAAAAGGCAGAGAGAGCCAAATAAGCTTCCGTGTGCTGATTTAGAACAAGAATATGTTGAAGTTATTCTAGCACGCCATAAGAGGATGCTAGTGTGCAAGGAAGAGGAAGGGAAAAGACTCTATCAAGTTCTGGAGAAAATAAACCAGTTGCATCAAAATAAAGCAGTTTGTTCTAGTCTCTGA